The window ACCACaattaatatatcaaaaaatttaatattgaaCTCTAATATTTTCTTTCACTATTATTAATATGTATAGAAGTGACATTAACATATTCACTCTGTCCAGTTTAATGTAGTCATATAACAAGAATGGAGAGAGTATCTCTTAAGAGCCTCGGATTTCTAAAGATACGAATCCTAACTTCATCAGTTAAGACAAAGCTGTAAGTCCCATTGTTATTATATACACAAAGCAAAGCTTGTTTGTAGCCGTAAAATCTCCTATAACTACATGTTCCTCCACCATAGGTGTGGCTATAACTACATCCTCTTATACAAAGACAGATATACAAATGCAATCTTTGAGAAGCAGGTACTAGATGGACACGAATGTCAAATCATCAGTAGATGAAAGATATTCTTTATCAACAATAAGAACATAGCTAACTTCAAATCACATTCCACATGAAACAATAAGAATTATGAACAGAAAGCACCACATCAAGtataaaaatcattactttataGCAAAAATTGTAAATCTAACAACAATTAATACATGTGAAACATTTAGTATTGACTCTAATGATTCTCCAACATATACAAAAATCGACCCTATCCAAAGAAAAGAATCACTTACTACAACAATTGCTTGTTCTCCACTAACCGCAATCGCATTTCAATCAATCTGGCATAGAATTCCCCATCACTAACCTTCAACATCTCCGATAAAGACATCGTAAACCCATGCTCCACCAAAAGCTTATGCCTGGGCTTAATCTTCCCTTCCAAACTAAACGAAAAATACTGCGGAAACTTCTTCAACTCCCCTACATCCCTATCCATTTCCTTCAACAAATACTCAACTTTCGGCTTAAAATTCTTCTCAATACTAAATGTCAACAATCCAGGTGATCTCAGTATCATACTAACCACATTATTACGTGCAATTCCTAAACTAACCAAGTAATCAATTTTCGGGGTCAACGTATGCTCAACACTATATACAAGCAGTACAGCAGTTTGACAAGTAATACTATTCGAACCTGAAAATCCAAATTCTTTCAAGAACTGAAATGTGGGGTTCAGTTGTTTTTCAACACTAGACACCAAGATTCTTGGACAACGGATAATACATCTACGAATGTCGTTGAAAGGTATTGCAACTTCGTTTAACAAGAAGTCGAAAATCGGGTAAAGATCAGTATAAGGATCGGAAGTTAAGAGTTTGGGATGCATATCAAGTATTCGACCAATTGCCGAACGTTCAATTCCCATTGAATTGAGGCAAATTTCAACGGATTTGATTGTTTCAAGATGTGCTGAACGGAGATTTGGGTTTTGTTGAAGGGCTTTTGTGGGGTTGATTTTGAGTTGTTCAAGGTAGAGGAGTTTTTCTCTGAATTTGAGTCCACAGTCAGTTGTGGGAATGGTGGTTTTTGTGGGTTTAGGAGAAATTGAGGATTTAATTGATAAGGTCTGTGTGTACTTTATTCTCGTCAGACCACACAAGTGGGATTTTACGGGATATGTTGTGGTGTCTCTTTTATGTGTCCATTCTACTATCGTCAGACTCGACGAGTGGAATTTCCTGGAATATGAGGAGTTTGGAGTGATGGGAGAAAAAGGGGGTGGGGTTTTGGGAGGGTTTAGCATATTTGGTGGAAGAAGTGAAGGTGAAGAGGGAAGGATTGAATTGGCATGCTTTGTTTGTGTTGGAGCTCTATCTACAAGGATGATAATTCATAGTATTTTGCGCTTGTGTTTTGTAGTTTTACAACCATCACCTTATCACCTATGCAATATGTATACCAATTTCCCATTTTTTGAGTTTCGTATTGAAGTATCATgtgtgtgaattttttatttgaacgATCACCAATTatcaaatgtttttttttaatttgaatatattatttaaataaaaaaagtaagcaATTGAGAATAAGTGTTTTGACaaataatttatgataatttagttGAGAAGCGCACACACCTAATAATTGATGTTATTCAAAAAAGTGGGAAAAAAAGTGGGATACTGTAAGTGTTTTAACCtttcacttttttccttttttaaacattttcaaaattaaagatgaacTATAAAGCACTTGAAATAAGTTAATTCAAACAcctttttaatttgaaatattagTTACATATATTGACTTGTAAGAAGTATATCTTACTTTTCATTCTTATTTAGAGAAAAACTAAACCATATGATTGGGAACAAATTATCCTTGATATAAATAATgtgataaatataaaataattctacaTTATTTCAAAACTATTATACATTTTACTTCATACCAAACGAAAGCGATTAAAcgttaaaatttttgtaaaagTTGGATTGTAAAGTTGGATATTTTTCGAATAGGAATTTTAACCTTCTTTGAACAGCTACTTGTTAGAAAAAAGTATATAATActacaacttatctttattaacTAAAGTACATAAAATCTCTATGTTTTTTATTAATTACccaaaatttcttttctttaaaaaaacaaTTGGATACATCCACAAACATATAAATTTTCGAATACATAATTTTAATAATGTAACTCCTTTTGATTTAGTTagtgtattatgtatctcgatcaaatagtttcaaaaatgaaagtatctcattaattaaaattatgtatccggatgctaattatgtatccaaGCAAAAATGAAGCAATTAATTGTTacattttaagttcaaaattatgtatttcAACATCAAAATTATATATTCGTATGTTAATTATGTAATTGAAAAttgcaaaataataaattatttacaaTTTAACAAAGAGTAGGAATATGGACAATTTAATGTTTTAAGTAATCTTGTTTAGATCTAGGTAGGATAAAGAGAAATATGCATAAAACACAGTGTTTATCGAACCTTAGCAAAAAATGGTTTCAAATTTGCTATTCTCTTCAATACGTTATTATATTTTCAGAAATGCAAAATTGGAATATATTGGATCATTAGCACATAACTAAACAATTGAAAAGAATGTGTTATGtgctttctttctttcttttttttggtgaAACATGGAGAGTTTTATTTATAACACAAAAATATTTACAAGCCGTGTTATGtgctttcaaaaatataattctaCTTCTCGATAACACCATAAATCTTGGAAGTATTTCTTCTATGGGAAGTTATTGGGTGAAAATTATTTTCCCTCCCtaattttgctttaaaaattaaagtttccCTCAATTTTGAACaatagttatattttattattttatcttaattgattttttttttaaatgatgagGAAACCGACAACCGCTACCTTTTGGATGTGCACAGAGTAAACTCCACTCTTGTTTAATAGCTCACAAACCACATACGAAAGGTAAACAACACTAGAAGAGCCCCGTGCGATGATTTTGACTCAAAAGGCCAATCCCCTGCTGTCGCAGGAAATTAGGAACCTAAATATGTCATCAAACTTAGAAGTGGCAGAAATATGTCATATTTTTAAATGATGACATAAATAAACCTTGAGCACAAAAAAATGTGTGCTATATGTAAAATAATTTAGCAGACCAAAGATAACTTCGGTTaactaactttttaaaaaaatggataacGCACAAATTAAGTGCGTGATCCTTTAGTTGATACTCTAATTGCTCCATGTGATTAAAATTTACTTGGGAgtttattgttgttcattggaCTAAGAGGCATAGTATCAGCATATTGTACTTTGAATCAAATACTTACTGATCATGATCCACATATTATTCAAACATCAAATTCGAGTAGATACTATTGTGATCGTATGTCAAACGATCCCTCAGCAGTTTCGCTGGTCAACACCTACAATCAGAGTTCCatacaatgaacaacaataaacTCCCAAGTAGACTTTAATTACATGGAAACTAGGCAGGCACAATATCAACTAAAGGATAATGCATTTAACTTGTGTGGCATCCATTTTTCAAAATACTAGTGTAACCGAACGTGcttcgcacgtgtaacttttgattatttaaaattaaatgattttatttactgcgaagatttttaatgaactgtaaaaaaattcaaatcacttgtcaaaaattcttcacactttgatataataatgtaaacataaacatatattttagtgtaagcatatatatattttgccATCAGAAATTtcaagtagttgatggattattacttttgcgtttgtcatgcgATATCTCTTTCCCTTACTGTCAGAGGCCAAGAGAGACgaatcaatttgaaccatatttgtggtacgattatttttttcttttatatttaaaatttttccttactCTTAAAGTCAAATCTtaacaaaatcattgattacattcttattacatacttaaaacttttaaaaattttgatacatcttaaattttttcttttctaacgttttgatatttatttatagatttttcaactttacttaaaatcaaatttagttgttagaattattaaactaatgaaaaatgtataagttatcattaattctgattacttctaataaggaaaaggttttaccataaatatatttaattaattttcaactcttaaatattagaaaaaagtaatgaaaaaacgattttgtctaaagcaaagacttttaataaaggacaaaatattcaaataatatttctaagacccttcacacttttaatatattatatagaattATAGATAAAACACAAGTTAATTAcaggtgtgtttggtatgatggaaaatatttttcatagaaaatgttttcctggaaaaaGTTTTactggaaaataagttggttttctatttattttctcatgtttgtttggtgagtgaaaaatattttatggtgtttgattga of the Capsicum annuum cultivar UCD-10X-F1 chromosome 11, UCD10Xv1.1, whole genome shotgun sequence genome contains:
- the LOC107847551 gene encoding transcription termination factor MTEF1, chloroplastic isoform X3, whose product is MLNPPKTPPPFSPITPNSSYSRKFHSSSLTIVEWTHKRDTTTYPVKSHLCGLTRIKYTQTLSIKSSISPKPTKTTIPTTDCGLKFREKLLYLEQLKINPTKALQQNPNLRSAHLETIKSVEICLNSMGIERSAIGRILDMHPKLLTSDPYTDLYPIFDFLLNEVAIPFNDIRRCIIRCPRILVSSVEKQLNPTFQFLKEFGFSGSNSITCQTAVLLVYSVEHTLTPKIDYLVSLGIARNNVVSMILRSPGLLTFSIEKNFKPKVEYLLKEMDRDVGELKKFPQYFSFSLEGKIKPRHKLLVEHGFTMSLSEMLKVSDGEFYARLIEMRLRLVENKQLL
- the LOC107847551 gene encoding transcription termination factor MTEF1, chloroplastic isoform X1 — translated: MLNPPKTPPPFSPITPNSSYSRKFHSSSLTIVEWTHKRDTTTYPVKSHLCGLTRIKYTQTLSIKSSISPKPTKTTIPTTDCGLKFREKLLYLEQLKINPTKALQQNPNLRSAHLETIKSVEICLNSMGIERSAIGRILDMHPKLLTSDPYTDLYPIFDFLLNEVAIPFNDIRRCIIRCPRILVSSVEKQLNPTFQFLKEFGFSGSNSITCQTAVLLVYSVEHTLTPKIDYLVSLGIARNNVVSMILRSPGLLTFSIEKNFKPKVEYLLKEMDRDVGELKKFPQYFSFSLEGKIKPRHKLLVEHGFTMSLSEMLKVSDGEFYARLIEMRLRLVENKQLLYVKLGTCFVP
- the LOC107847551 gene encoding transcription termination factor MTEF1, chloroplastic isoform X2, with product MLNPPKTPPPFSPITPNSSYSRKFHSSSLTIVEWTHKRDTTTYPVKSHLCGLTRIKYTQTLSIKSSISPKPTKTTIPTTDCGLKFREKLLYLEQLKINPTKALQQNPNLRSAHLETIKSVEICLNSMGIERSAIGRILDMHPKLLTSDPYTDLYPIFDFLLNEVAIPFNDIRRCIIRCPRILVSSVEKQLNPTFQFLKEFGFSGSNSITCQTAVLLVYSVEHTLTPKIDYLVSLGIARNNVVSMILRSPGLLTFSIEKNFKPKVEYLLKEMDRDVGELKKFPQYFSFSLEGKIKPRHKLLVEHGFTMSLSEMLKVSDGEFYARLIEMRLRLVENKQLLYFSLCCGLF